The Motacilla alba alba isolate MOTALB_02 chromosome 23, Motacilla_alba_V1.0_pri, whole genome shotgun sequence genomic interval TCCTGGGCTTGCTGGACAAGTATCTCATCAAGAAGGACAGCGACACCGAGAGCAAGGTCTTCTACCTGAAGATGAAGGGCGACTACTTCCGATACCTGGCCGAGGTGGCCAGCGGGGACGACCGCCTGTCGACGATAGAGAAGGCCCAGGAGGCCTACCAAGAGGCCATGGACATCAGCAAAAAGGAGATGCAGCCCACGAACCCCATCCGCCTGGGGCTGGCCCTCAACTTCTCCGTGTTCCACTACGAGATCGCCAACGCCCCCGAGCAGGCCATCTCCCTGGCCAAGACCACCTTCGACGAGGCCATGGGCGACCTGCACACGCTCAGCGAAGACTCCTACAAGGACAGCACCCTCAtcatgcagctgctcagggacaacCTCACGCTATGGACAGCCGAGTGCGCCGGCGAAGACGGCGGCGAGGCTGGCGAAGAGCCCAAGAACTGAGCGTCCCCTGCCGAGCCGGGGGCCGGCCCCACCTGCCCCGCTCCAGACCCTTCGGCATCTCTtcgtggtttttttt includes:
- the SFN gene encoding 14-3-3 protein sigma translates to MARNQQVQKAKLAEQAERYEDMADFMKAVVEHGDELSNEERNLLSVAYKNVVGCQRSAWRVISSIEHKTEEGDDKAQVVNEYREKVEQELNAVCNNVLGLLDKYLIKKDSDTESKVFYLKMKGDYFRYLAEVASGDDRLSTIEKAQEAYQEAMDISKKEMQPTNPIRLGLALNFSVFHYEIANAPEQAISLAKTTFDEAMGDLHTLSEDSYKDSTLIMQLLRDNLTLWTAECAGEDGGEAGEEPKN